A single region of the Nicotiana sylvestris chromosome 6, ASM39365v2, whole genome shotgun sequence genome encodes:
- the LOC138870540 gene encoding uncharacterized protein — translation MPLYLKIYEGTTDPEEHIVHYVTTVKGNDLSKEHVLSVLLKKFGKSLTGRALTWYSQLLARSIATFKEMEDKFVTTHAGSKKAEARVNDIFFVRQTLGEGLRDFLAWFNRVRMSLLNVSEGMAIAAFQNGLSRNRSRETRKLVSRLMKYHPTTWEEIHNAYCVEVRADEDDLNGLIQWLTSVQVETRKDHCNDGRRDQLGPHLVRERHQPYIRIAIPHPPHHTNGPPRHTATPQNERGMPPLLSAHNFCVSPSKIVYALEKLGTKVQWPQKLKSDPSTRKSNALCEFHQERGHKIKDCRSLRLEVVRMLNQGHIRELMRGQGRANFACGREQPQGPPKSPSPTCTIQMIIGGGDGTTINYVKFTTAHKLKRSITHERYDDLEDSIVFDKSDTDGLSFPHYDALVITLRIVDTNVKRIMVDDGSSVCIIHPRVLVQMGLKDKTLPRCITLMGFNNAVEQTSGEIVLPVLAEGVTLETTFHIMDQDTTYNAIIGRSWIHAMRAIPSSLY, via the coding sequence atgccactgTACCTGAAGATATACGAGGGTACTACAGACCCAGAAGAACATATCGTTCACTACGTCACAACGGTAAAAGGAAACGATCTTTCGAAAGAACATGTACTATCAGTGCTATTGAAAAAGTTTGGCAAATCCCTAACAGGGAGAGCCCTAACCTGGTACTCACAACTACTGGCACGGTCAATAGCAACGTTCAAAGAAATGGAGGACAAGTTTGTCACTACTCATGCGGGGTCTAAAAAGGCGGAAGCCAGGGTAAATGACATATTCTTCGTTAGGCAGACACTTGGCGAGGGACTTAGGGACTTCCTAGCCTGGTTTAACAGGGTGAGAATGAGCCTATTGAATGTATCAGAAGGGATGGCAATAGCAGCCTTCCAGAATGGGTTGAGCAGAAATAGGTCGAGAGAAACCAGAAAGCTAGTAAGCAGGCTCATGAAATACCATCCcaccacttgggaagaaatccaCAACGCCTATTGTGTCGAGGTAAGAGCCGACGAGGACGATCTCAATGGCCTGATCCAATGGCTGACGTCAGTTCAAGTAGAAACAAGGAAGGATCATTGTAATGACGGTCGAAGGGATCAGTTGGGGCCCCATCTCGTTCGAGAGAGACATCAACCCTACATAAGAATAGCCATCCCACATCCCCCGCATCACACGAATGGCCCTCCTCGGCATACCGCGACACCGcaaaacgaaagaggtatgcctccgctcttatctgctcacaatttttgtgtttctccttcaaaGATAGTGTACGCGCTAGAGAAGCTCGGCACGAAGGTACAATGGCCACAAAAGCTGAAGTCCGATCCAAGTACTCGAAAATCAAATGCCCTATGCGAATTTCACCAGGAACGGGGTCATAAAATCAAGGACTGTAGAAGTCTGCGGTTGGAGGTAGTGAGAATGCTAAATCAGGGACACATAAGAGAACTGATGAGAGGCCAAGGGCGAGCCAACTTTGCCTGCGGACGCGAGCAACCCCAAGGAcctccaaaatcgccctctcctacttgtaccatacaaatgatcatcgGTGGGGGTGACGGGACAACAATCAACTATGTGAAATTCACCACTGCACACAAACTCAAACGGTCAATCACTCATgaacggtatgatgacctcgaagatagtatcgtcttcgataagtcagataccgacggtttgtctttccctcactacgATGCTCTAGTTATTACTTTACGTATTGTGGATACTAATGtgaaaagaataatggtggaCGACGGAAGCAGCGTGTGTATTATCCATCCTCGGGTCCTCGTACAGATGGGGCTCAAAGATAAAACATTACCGCGTTGTATTACACTAatgggttttaataatgcagtcgaGCAAACTTCTGGAGAAATAGTGCTACCCGTTCTAGCCGAAGGAGTTACCCTTGAAACAACGTTTCACATCATGGACCAAGACACAACCTACAATGCCATCATAGGGCGATcgtggatacacgccatgcggGCCATCCCGTCAAGTCTCTATTAA